The following coding sequences are from one Mugil cephalus isolate CIBA_MC_2020 chromosome 9, CIBA_Mcephalus_1.1, whole genome shotgun sequence window:
- the LOC125013728 gene encoding uncharacterized protein LOC125013728, whose translation MQNQNPKRTGPAQRPVLPQVRYHPSIQTTGGGVTSTNRTQRIQNQDTTNRTTPAARPDPDPPQNPKRAPPRPKPDPQEVQNQDTNNRTTPAARPDPDGGQRPEPVPVGLGVQMDRGLVEDVEVLTRGQRTNPDWFAWRKNRITASVAHSIAHCKFVNGRSLTPPSSYLAAVTGEGPRVQTRAMSWGVEMEAEAVRRYQALKTSALGRPVSVLDCGLFIDPRRPWLAASPDGIVVDHRTGRRLLCLEVKCPYKHRHRRVEDACREDKAFCLQIQDQDGHQDGQPPSYRLKTSHSYFTQIQCQLAVTGLEKADLVVFTLEETAVVPVDFDPELWEETVSKLEVFYRDAVLPRVKQRTRETSAAWTPEQ comes from the exons ATGCAGAACCAGAACCCCAAGAGGACTGGTCCGGCTCAGAGACCGGTCCTCCCTCAGGTCAGATACCACCCCTCCATCCAGACCACAGGAGGTGGAGTTACATCCACCAACAGAACCCAGAGGATCCAGAACCAGGACACCACCAACAGAACCACTCCTGCTGCGAGACCAGATCCAGATCCTCCTCAGAACCCTAAGAGAGCTCCTCCCAGACCAAAGCCGGATCCTCAAGAAGTCCAGAACCAGGACACCAACAACAGAACCACTCCTGCTGCGAGACCAGATCCAGATGGAGGACAGAGACCAGAGCCGGTCCCTGTGGGGTTGGGGGTCCAGATGGACAGGGGTCTGGTGGAGGACGTGGAGGTTCTGACCCGTGGACAGAGAACCAACCCGGACTGGTTTGCCTGGAGGAAGAACCGGATCACGGCCTCTGTGGCTCACAGCATCGCTCACTGCAAGTTTGTTAACGGCAGGAGCTTGACTCCGCCCTCCTCCTACCTGGCTGCTGTCACag GTGAGGGgcccagagtccagaccagagccATGAGCTGGGGGGTAGAGATGGAGGCTGAGGCCGTCCGGCGGTACCAG GCGCTGAAGACCTCAGCGTTGGGTCGGCCGGTCTCGGTCCTGGACTGCGGTCTCTTCATAGACCCCCGGAGGCCCTGGTTGGCTGCCAGTCCTGACGGCATCGTGGTGGATCACAGGACGGGCCGACGGCTGCTCTGCCTGGAGGTGAAGTGTCcctacaaacacagacacagacgagTGGAGGACGCCTGCAGAGAGGACAAGGCCTTCTGTCTGCAGATCCAGGACCAGGATGGACACCAGGACGGACAG cCTCCGTCCTACCGCCTGAAGACGTCCCACAGCTACTTCACTCAGATCCAGTGTCAGCTGGCGGTGACGGGTCTGGAGAAGGCCGACCTGGTCGTCTTCACGCTGGAGGAGACGGCCGTGGTCCCAGTGGATTTTGACCCCGAGCTGTGGGAGGAGACGGTGTCCAAGCTGGAGGTTTTCTACAGGGACGCCGTCCTGCCCCGCGTCAAACAGAGGACACGAGAGACATCGGCAGCATGGACGCCAGAGCAGTAG
- the LOC125013740 gene encoding dual specificity protein phosphatase 14, producing the protein MRVSQVSPRLYLSDLDSALKTSILTSRNISLVVNASGLDTVSYPPLDGLQVLHVPVQDQPHAPLRDFFHLVADRIHQNRTGSTLVHCSAGRSRSPALVMAYLMRCEGLSLCQAHGLVLERRPFIRPNAGFWRQLMEFESSLFGRNTVAMVTTSAGVLPAVLENSQGPGTCINI; encoded by the exons ATGCGGGTGTCCCAGGTGTCCCCTCGTCTCTACCTGTCTGACCTGGACTCGGCTCTGAAGACCAGCATCTTGACGTCCAGGAACATCTCGCTGGTCGTCAACGCCAGCGGCCTGGACACCGTCTCCTACCCGCCCCTGGACGGCCTGCAGGTCCTTCACGTCCCCGTCCAGGACCAGCCCCATGCCCCCCTCAGAGACTTCTTCCACCTCGTAGCGGACAGGATCCACCAGAACCGAACCGGCTCCACTCTGGTCCACTGCAGCGCCGGCAGGAGCCGCTCCCCGGCTCTGGTCATGGCCTACCTGATGAG ATGTGAGGGTCTGAGCCTCTGTCAGGCTCATGGTCTGGTTCTGGAGCGGCGTCCATTCATCCGGCCCAACGCCGGGTTCTGGAGGCAACTCATGGAGTTCGAGTCCAGTCTTTTTGGCCGAAACacggttgccatggtgacaaCGTCGGCCGGAGTCCTGCCCGCGGTTCTGGAGAACTCCCAGGGCCCAGGAACCTGTATCAACATCTGA
- the polr2d gene encoding DNA-directed RNA polymerase II subunit RPB4 codes for MATGSGATSAHVGDVEEDASQLLFPKEFESAETLLNSEVHMLLEHRKQQNESAEDEQELSEVFMKTLNYTARFSRFKNRETITAVRSLLLQKKLHKFELASLANLCPEAAEEAKALIPSLEGRFEDEELQQILDDIQTKRSFQY; via the exons ATGGCGACGGGAAGCGGCGCAACTTCTGCGCATGTCGGAGATGTCGAAGAAGACGCTTCACAGCTGCTGTTTCCTAAAG AGTTCGAGAGCGCGGAGACGCTGCTGAACTCGGAGGTTCACATGTTACTGGAgcacaggaagcagcagaacgagagcGCTGAGGACGAGCAGGAACTTTCCGAGGTTTTTATGAAGACCCTGAACTACACGGCGCGATTCAGCCGCTTCAAGAACAGAGAGACCATCACAGCGGTCCGCAG tcTCCTCCTACAGAAGAAGCTCCATAAATTTGAATTAGCCAGTTTAGCTAATCTGTGTCCTGAAGCTGCTGAAGAGGCCAAAGCTCTGATCCCCAG TTTGGAGGGACGCTTCGAGgacgaggagctgcagcagatcctGGACGACATCCAGACCAAGAGGAGCTTCCAGtactga